A single window of Nicotiana sylvestris chromosome 3, ASM39365v2, whole genome shotgun sequence DNA harbors:
- the LOC138888121 gene encoding uncharacterized protein — translation MAKFFEKWRIKRILSTPYHPAGNGQAESSNKTILNILKKKLEDTKGLWPKFLPEVLWAYCTTPKTSTGETSYSLVYGTDAIIPVEVREPSLRYSNESGSNNDENRRQDLNEAEEQRDMAYVRMVAQKQQAERYYNKKAKIRPLKVGDYVLKAKTQATKDPREGKLGKLGRAVQNYSGSKQRSIPTRNNGRETTTNN, via the coding sequence ATGGCCaagttcttcgaaaaatggcgcatcaagcgaatactctccacgccataccaTCCCGCTGGAAACGgtcaagccgaatcctccaacaaaaccatattgaatatcttaaagaaaaagcTTGAGGATACCAAAGGGCTATGGCCGAAGTTTCTACCAGAGGTATTATGGGCCTATTGCACCACGCCAAAAACAAGCACCGGGGAAACATCATATTCATTAGTGTACGGCACTGATGCTATAATACCTGTTGAGGTCAGAGAACCTAGCCTAAGATACTCCAACGAAAGCGGATCAAATAACGACGAGAATAGAAGACAAGACCTCAACGAGGCAGAAGAACAAAGAGACATGGCTTACGTAAGGAtggtagcccaaaaacaacaagcggAAAGGTACTACAACAAGAAGGCCAAAATACGACCACTCAAAGTCGGAGACTATGTTCTCAAAGCAAAAACACAAGCTACAAAAGACCCAAGAGAAGGCAAACTGGGAAAATTGGGACGGGCAGTACAAAATTACAGTGGCAGCAAGCAAAGaagcattccaactagaaacaatggaagggaAACCACTACAAACAACTAG